From a region of the Panicum virgatum strain AP13 chromosome 2K, P.virgatum_v5, whole genome shotgun sequence genome:
- the LOC120668822 gene encoding E3 ubiquitin-protein ligase RNF181-like, which translates to MDDDGDWITARYLLASILGRDPMVVDYVDEESFPVDPPPARLAEAPAPAPAPAVSAPPAVRAPAGVAGTVCAVCTEEIAAADAVVRLPCAHWYHDRCIAPWLGIRGTCPTCRAEVPRRDAAAGDEEEEARRAKPPARARAGTSGNVAGASARARRDAAYEHLAGGVLSG; encoded by the coding sequence atggacgacgacggcgactgGATCACGGCGAGGTACCTCCTCGCGTCCATCCTCGGGCGGGACCCAATGGTCGTGGACTACGTCGACGAGGAGTCCTTCCCCGTCGACCCTCCTCCCGCCCGCCTTgcggaggcgccggcgccggcgccggcgccggccgtttcagcgccgccggcggtgcGGGCGCCCGCGGGCGTGGCCGGCACGGTGTGCGCGGTGTGCACCGAGGAgatcgcggcggcggacgccGTGGTGCGGCTGCCGTGCGCGCACTGGTACCACGACCGCTGCATCGCGCCGTGGCTCGGGATCCGCGGCACCTGCCCCACGTGCCGCGCCGAGGTCCCGCgcagggacgccgccgccggcgacgaggaggaggaggcccgccgcgctaagccgccggcgcgcgcccgGGCCGGGACCAGCGGCAACGTTGCCGGCGCAAGCGCCCGCGCGCGGCGGGACGCGGCGTACGagcacctcgccggcggcgtgctgtCGGGCTGA